The sequence TCAATTTCAAAGCGACATTATTGGTTTCAATAATATTAGGACTACACCCTACTAGTAACGCCACCACACTCGTACCTAAAAGACATTTTTTCCACGCAAAATTTTTAAAACAGCGGTTTTTTTCCATCAATTCTATCCTTAATATTTAACTTCCATCAATAACAGACATGCTTTTATTAAAAAGTTATTTTACCCTAACATTTTCAAGCTTACAAGCCATGCCAAAAGATTATTGATCTTTTTTAGCCGTTTGGATTGCCTTTAAAACTCTTTAAAAGGTTTTTATAGCAAATGCCCCATTTTGAGCTTTTTGACTTCTAAATACCCTTGATTATGCTCATTAGCGCACACGATCAAGCTCTCTCTTGTAACCTCAGCGTATTTTTCTAAAGCGGCGATTTTTTTAGGGTTATTTGTGAGCAAGCGCATTTTTTTAATGCGGTAGTATTCTAAAATCTCACCTGCAATACCATAATCCCTTTCATCGTCTTTAAACCCTATCATTTCATTGGCTTGAATAGTATCATAGCCCTTATCTTGTAAAGCGTAGGCATTGACTTTATTAAACAGCCCTATCCCACGCCCTTCTTGGCGCAAATAAATCACTAGCCCCCCTTCTTTAGAAATCCTTTCTAACGCCATTTGCAACGCCACCCCACAATCGCATTTTTGAGAGCCTAGAGCGTCGCCGGTTAAGCATTCTGAATGCAAACGCACTAAAGGATTTTCTGGAAAATCAAGGGTGAAAATCACCAAATGATCTTTAGAGCCATTAGAGTTTTTTTCTCTAAAACACTGGATATAAAACTCCCCAAATTGAGTGGGTAATTTGGCTTGGTTAGAAACTTCTAATCGCTTCAAGAATACTCCTAAAATTAGTTTAAAAACACATCTTTTAAAAAAAGGTATTCTATCAAAACTCTTTGTAATTTTTATTAATAAAATATTCTAAAAACCAAGAGCATTATTGCCCATCGCCCCTAAACTGATAAGCTCCGTTATAGATTTGTGAAGTCAATACATTTTTGATTTGATTGAGTTTCTACTTGCCTTACCGCTAATGAGATATTGTGAGACAATTTAGCGGTAAGATTGATAAGCTGACTTAAAAGGTCTTGTTCATTATAAAACAATACCCTGTGCTAGTATCAAATTGATTGGCTTTAAGCGCGCTGTCTAATGAAAAGGGGTTTTAGTGTTGAACCTAGAGACCACTTTAACACCCCCATTTGATGGCTAGCGCTTACTTTATGGCAATGGTTATTCCCTAGCTTGGCTTTAATGGACTTTATCGTTACGCTACCAACAGACACTGCTTTGTAGGACTTTTTCATCAAGGCTATGGTGTGTTTAAAAGTCTCTGATTAATTCTTTAAGAATTTGGGGGAGTTAGGGATTTCTCAATTCTGGTCCATATTTGGTGTGGTTAGCGGCTTTAATCCTTTGACCCCTTTTATTCAAAGAACGCGAATTTTAAAGGGGTAGTGAAATACAACCACGCTCTCTCGTTCCTAGAATGCAAAACGCTATCTTGTTTGTGTTTGTATCCAAACCCTCTAATGGTTGTCAATAGATCCGCGCTCTCTTGTAAAGCGTAAATAAGGAAACTAGGCTCTTTACTCCCTAAATAAACGCCATTGGCTTTAAGGTAACCGATTTTAGGGTATAGCTTTTTAATATCCGCTTCCAATTCCTTGTTTCTTTGAACATTCTCTGCTTCGCTCATTAGGTATTGAGAAAAGATAGCATCAACAGATCCGCTATAATAATCCACAATCATATCAATGGCTGTGTCAAACCCATAATCTTGCCACAAGCTCAATTTAAGCTCTCTGTTAGCTGAAAGACACCCGCACTCATCGTTAAGCAGGTGTTTATACAACCTAGAAAGGAGCGGTTATGCTGTATTTTTCTTTTTCAGTAAGCTCATCAAACGCCTTTAAGTTAGGGTTATTCATCGCTCCACTTAAGGTCATTTTTAAAGTCGGTTTAATTTTGTAAATTCTCATAGCATTGATGAGACTTTGATTGACTTTACCGCTTGTAATGTTGAAATTTTTCATTCCGTAGTTCTCTCTATACTTTAACGCTGACTTTTTCCTATCATACTCGTTTAGTTGAGCCGATAGAGATCGATTAGGATTGACAGAGATTTTAGAGAAGGTAGTTGGCTCTAGCTTCCTTGTATTCCTTAAGGCGAGAAGGCTAGCATCAATAATAGATGATAACGAAATTGTATTAATATGGTTTTTTTCGTTATCGCTCAAGTTAGGGCTAGTGCGTTTATTGTTATCCGCACCGATGAAAATGTTTTTGAAATCGCTAGACATAAATGCTCCTTTAAAATTTGTAAGTCAAGTTCAAACCATTGGGGCTTAAGCTAGAGTGGAATTCCTTTGTGTTATAAATCCCTAAAGCTTCCCCAAGCCCTAAATCCCTAATAATAAAACCAATAGGATCCATCAGCGCGATGACCAAACGCCCCAAAAATAACGATCCAAAAAGCTTGCCCTCGTTGCGTTGGATATAGCGCGTGAGCTGGTAAAACCCTTCCCCTAGTATAGATCCTAGTAAAGGCGTGATCACCAAATCCTGCCAGCTAGGCACTTCCACAAACGCTTCCAAGCCATATTCCCAAAAAAATGTAGAAGTGATAAAAGAAAAAAACGCCGAAGCCATCCAACTAAACCCAGCCATGCGTGGTTGCATATAATACATAGCCCCAAAATAAGGGTGCAAAACTTCATTAAAAATAAAGCTATCATGATCGAGCTTTGGCCCCATGCGGACATTTTCAAACCAGCTTTTAACGCCAAACTTTTCTCTATCCCAGTTCGTCACGCTCTCTGGCATGAAATACAACCCTACAATCCCTAGCACCAACGACGCACCCAAAATCCCAATGCTCGTGCCTAAATATTTCCAACGGCTATTGGGGGTATAAGGGATCGTGTTGCTCTTTTCAAACTTCTTTTTAAAATAATGCCATGAGAGGTTTTTAGTGGGGCGTCTGAGCGTTTCTTCTAGTTGGATGCTGTTAGCGTTTAAAAAACCACAACCCAACCCCCAAACAACCACGCAAACAATATAAAGCTTTTGGAATGCTTTTAAACTCGCTCTTAATGGCATTAACGCCAATTTTATGATGGTTTTCATTAGCCTATAAACTTTACTACTTAACTTAAAAGATTGTATTGTATCTTAAAAACACCACCGTATACTCAATAAATGCAACAAGCCTTAAAGACTAATCGTTTCTGTAAGTTTAAGTCCAAATCCGCTCAAAGCCTTATAATGCCTATCTTCAGAAGAGCTTAAAAGCCTAAAATCCTTTATTCCAAGATTTTTTAACACTAACGCCCCAATCCCAAAATCTTTCACCACTTCGTTTTCTCTCGCATGCGTGTTCATAAAAATCAAGTAACCTCCTTCGCGCTTCAAATACTCTAACGCTTTAAAAAACACATCAAACGCACCAGTCGTTAAAAAATCAAAATCCTCTTTAATAGGGTGGAAACGCACTAAAGGGGCTAAATGATTGGCTTTTGTGCCTTTAAACTTAAAAGCGTAGTGGTTTTTTTGTTGGTGGTCTAAAAAAGTGTAGCATTGCGTCTGGTGTTTTAAAAATTCTCTTTCTTCTTGACAAAACATTTTAAGCAAATTTTCATTTTCCAAACGATAGCTAATCAAATCAGAGATATAAAGGGTTTTAAGGTTGTGTTTAAGGGCAAAATCGCTCAAAAATTTATCCTCTCTTCTCGCCATAGAGCCATCTTCTTTCATGATTTCACAAATCACGCTCACCGGTTTTAATCCAGCCAATTTGCATAAATCTACGCTCGCTTCGGTATGGCCTGTGCGCGCTAAAACGCCTCCATCTTTAGCGATCAAAGGGAAAATATGCCCCGGGCGCACAAAATCGCTAGGTCTAGTCGTGTCTTTACAAAGCAATTCAATCGTTAAATGCCTTTCAAAAGCAGAAATCCCGGTTTTGGCTTCTTTAGCGTCAATAGATACCGTGAAAGCGGTTTCATGATTAGAATCATTCACGCTAACCATAGGGGGTAATTCAAATTTTTTCGCTAAATCTTTGGTTAAAGACACACAGATTAACCCCCTAGCATGCGTGGCCATGAAATTGATTTTTTCAGGGGTAGAAAAAATCCCCGCTAAAACCAAATCCCCCTCATTTTCTCTGTCTTCATCGTCCATGACAATAAGCATTTCGCCATTTTTATACGCTTCTAATGCTTCAATAACTCGTTTTAAAACCATTCTAACTCCCTAATTTCATTCAATAATATTAATATTGAGTGTTAAAAAATAAGAAATATAGCATGTTTAATAACGATTATTACTTGATTATTTGGTTAGGGAAAAACAATTTCAAAATATTCCATTGTTTAATTGCACTTTTATGTAAGGAGCGGCCTATCCTGATGCTTAAGGGTAATTTTTTAGGCCTTTGTTTTTCTGTGTTGGAATTTTGAGCGTTCATTTCATCGCAAAAAATCGCAAATTCTTCTAACACATAGTTTTTGACCCCATGCCAATAATGCCTATCCATCACGCAATCTATGGGCATAACCCATTTTTTCGCACTGTATTTTAATAATTTTTGCGCAGCTTTTGGGGCTAAAACATACCCTTGAGTGCCAATACCATCTTTAAAATTTAAGATTTGAGAAACCCCTTTAATGGAAGTCTTTTTTTTAGCCACATTCTCTTCTAAATGCATCAAACGGATATAGCCTAATTCGTTGATGTGTTGATAACAAAACTTCAAACTCTCTTTAAAATTATCCTTTAAAGTGATGTCATCTTCTAAAATACAAACCGCTTCATTGAGTTCTACGCATTTTTGCCACAATGAATAATGGCTCGCATAACACCCAAGCTCCCCAAACCCCATCCTCTTCCCGCAATGCTTGAGCGCGTAAAAGAAATTTTTTAACATGCAAGGGGGGTGTTTTTTATCTTTACAAAAAGCCAATAAATCTTCAACCATAAAAGAAGGGTGCAAATGCTCTAAAATCAAGGGGTGTAATTGAGTGGGAGAGATTTTAGAATAGATCGCATCAAAGATTTCATAAGAGATCCCCTGAAGTTTAAGGCTCTCTAAAAGGGGGGCGATATGGGTTTCTTTTAAAGAAAAATTACGACAGGTTTTTGGGCTTAAATGGATAATAAAAACACGCATGATTGCCTTAATCTTTAATGCAAATAAAATCAATATCAAATAAGCCCATTTTAGCGCAAATTTTAGTAAAATGCACATTATGTTAGACAATATTCCTATTACCATTCAAAAAAGTAAAAAAATTAAAACCTTAAGTTTGAGCGTAACGCCCTCTTTAGAAGTGTTTTTAAAAATGCCCTATTCTTGCTCTCAAGCTAGGGCGAATGCTTTTTTAAAAGAGCAAGAAATTTGGCTAAAAAAAACCCTTTTAATTATGCAAGAAAAATACCTTACCCTACACGCTAATCTACAAACTTATAAAGACAAAATCCTCATCTTTGATGAGATCAAAAACGCTAACGATTACACCCTAAAAGATCTTAAAAAAATTTTAAAAACTTATTTGGAGCAAAAACTCCCCTTAATCGCGCAAAAAATGCAAACTGCATACACCGGTTTTAATATTAGAAATAACGCCAAAGTTTTAGGGAGTTGCTCTTATCATAACCGCTTGAGTTTTGCGTTATTATTGATTGGTGCTAAAAAAGAAGCAATTGATTATGTCATCATTCATGAGCTCGCCCACACGATCCACAAAAACCATTCTAAAAATTTTTGGCGTTGCGTAGAAACCTTTTGCCACAATTACCAAACTCTAAGAAATCATTTAAAACAAAATATTATTTTTTATTCCCAACTTCTCAAGCAACTAGAACCCTAAAAATCTCAAACAACCATTAAAATTAAAAAACAAACAAAACCTATGCAAAGCTATTTTAACTCTAAAGCTAAAAATTTTCCAGTATAGCTTTGGGTTTTTTCGCAATTTTTTGCGACTTCTAAAGGCGTGCCGCTCGCAATGACTCTTCCGCCCTTATCCCCCCCATCAGGCCCCATGTCTATGATATAGTCAGCGTTTTTAATGATGTCTAAATTATGCTCAATCACTAGCATGGAATTGCCTAACACCACTAAAGAATGCAAAACTTGTAAGAGGTGATTCACATCTTCAAAATGCAAACCGGTGGTGGGTTCGTCTAAAATATAAAGGGTTTTGCCTGTGTCTTTTTTACTCAATTCTTTAGCCAATTTGATCCTTTGAGCCTCCCCCCCACTTAAAGTGGTAGCGTTTTGCCCTAAAGTGATATAGCCTAATCCCACATCTATAAGGGTTTTTAACTTCACAGCGATTTTAGGGAATTTAGCAAAAAATTCATAAGCCTCTTCGACGCTCATGTTCAACACATCAGCAATGGATTTGCCTTTCACCTTGACTTCTAAAGTTTGGGGGTTGTATTTAGCACCCTTACAGCTATCGCATTGGACTAACACATTAGGTAAGAAATGCATTTCTATTTTAATATCCCCATCGCCTTGGCATTTCTCACACCGCCCTCCCTTAACATTAAAGCTAAAACGGCTCGCACTATAACCTAAAATTTTAGCTTCTTTTTGCTCGGCAAATAAAATCCTAATTTCATCCATCACTCCTGTGTAAGTGGCAGGGTTGCTTCGTGGGGTTTTGCCTATGGGGGCTTGATCTAAATAAATCACTTTATCCAAATGCTCCAAACCTACAATCTCCACCCCATTCAAGCTTTTAGCTTTTTTGGCATGGTTTAAAAGGGTTTGAGCCGTAGGTAAAAGGGTTTGTAAAATCAATGAGCTTTTACCGCTCCCGCTCACCCCAGTAATGCACACTAATTGTTTTAAGGGGATTTGAACGCTTAAATTTTGAATGTTATTGATATTGACATTCTTAATTTCTAAAAAATGCCTTTCTTTAGGGAGTTCAAATTTAGGCCGCTCGATCTTTTTAGTGCCGTTGAGATATAGGGCGGTAGAATGGTTATTTTGTAATAATTCTTTCACGCTCCCACTAAAGACCACTTCGCCCCCATGCCTTCCAGCCTTTGGCCCAATATCTACAATAAAATCCGCATGTTTAATCGTCTCTTTATCATGTTCTACGACAATGAGCGTGTTCCCCTTTTTTTGTAAATTCCTAAGGGTGTTAATGAGTTTGAGCGTATCTTTTTCATGCAAGCCAATGCTAGGTTCATCTAAAACATATAAAACCCCTGTCAAACCACTCCCTATTTGACTAGCGATTCGTATTCTTTGACTCTCTCCTCCGCTAATCGTTCGCGCATCCCTCCCTAAAGTCAAATACCCTAGCCCCACATCGTATAAAAAAAACACCCTTTCTAAAATTTCTTTTAAAATAGGATCAGCGATCTTTTTTTCTTGCTCGTTAAGATAACTGAAATGTGTAGGATTATTAAAAAAGTGATAGACTTCTTCAATAGGTTTATTTAAAAAATCCGCCATTTTCAAGCCAGCGACTTGAACGCTTAAACTTGACGCTTTCAAACGATGCCCCTTACACGAAGGACAGGTTTTTTCGCTCATGTAATCGCTCAAATCCTTTTGCTCTTTAAACATGTCATAAGCGATTTGGATAATGCCTTTCCAGGGGCGTTTTAAAGGGCTATTTTTAAAATGAAAGCTAATTTCAGTGCCATTCCCATACAAAAGAGCGTCTTGTTGCTCTTTATTCAATTCATTGAAACAAAGCGTGGTGTCAATGCCATTGTGCACACAAAAGCCTTCAAACATTTGAGCGTAATAATTGCGGTTATACCCAAAAATCACCTTGATCGCCCCTTGATTTAAAGGCGTGTTAGGATCCAAAATCTTACTAACATCTAAGCTAAATTTTGTCCCCAAACCCAAACAGCTCTCGCACGCCCCTTTAGGCGAATTGAATGAAAAACTCAAAGGCTCTAATTCTTCAAAACTCATCTTACACTTAAAGCATGCCTTATGCTCGCTGTAATGCTTCCTAATACTTGGTGCATTGTCTTGTAAGATTTCCACTTCTAATTCCCCATAGCTCTCTTTAAGGGCTTTTTCTACCGCACTAGCGATCCGTGAAGCGTTTTCACTATTGACAACCACCCTATCCACCACCGCTTCAATGGTGTGTTTTTTGGTTTTGTGTAAATGGATTTCTTCATCTAAACGCACCATCACCCCATCAACAAAAGCCCTCACATACCCCTTTAAACGCAAGCTCTCTAATTTATCACTAAATGCACCTTTTTTATCCTTAATGATAGGGGCTAGAATAATGATTTTAGAATTTTCTTCTAAATGACAGATTTGAGAAATAATATCGCTCGCATTCATAGAGGTAATAGGCTCTAAACATGTGGGGCAAAATTGCTCCCCAACCCTTGCAAACAACAACCTTAAATAATCATAAATTTCAGTGATCGTCCCTACAGTGGATCTAGGGTTTTTAGAAGTGGTCTTTTGATCGATGGCGATCGCAGGGGTTAGCCCTTCAATCTTATCCACATTAGGCTTACCCACTTTGTCTAAAAATTGCCTTGCATAGCTAGACAAACTCTCTAAATAGCGCCTTTGCCCTTCAGCGTATAAAGTGTCAAACGCCAAAGTGGATTTACCCGATCCGCTCAATCCGGTAAAAACAACAAATTGGTTTTTGGGGATTTCTAAAGAAATATTTTTGAGATTATTTTCCCTAGCCCCTTGAATAATGATTTTATCCATAATGGTTTTATCTCGCAAGAGTTTCCTTAAATTTCCTTAAATTATGAAAGAGTGTAGATTATAAAGGAGCTATTATACTTCAAAAAGAATGGTTTTATTACCATTTCTTGTTTATAAGCGTTAAAATACTTGCTTGAATTAAGGATAAACATGCTATTATTTTGCGAGAAAATTTTAAAGATAGGAATGTAAAGGAATGGAATTTATGAAAAAGTTTGCAGCTTTAGGGCTTCTGTCATCGGTTTTAAGCTCTTCGTTATTGGCTGAGGGCGATGGCTTTTATATGGGGACTAATTACCAGATTGGTCAAGCTCGTTTGAATAGCAATATTTATAACACCGGCGATTGTAGAGGGAGCGTGGTGGGTTGCCCCCCAGGTCTTACCGCCAATAAGGTAAATCCAGGAGGCACGAATATCAATTGGCATGCCAAATACGCCAATGGGGCTTTGAATGGTTTTGGGCTGAATATGGGCTATAAAAAATTTTTCCAATTCAAGTCGTTGGACATGACGAGCAAGTGGTTTGGTTTTAGGGTTTATGGGCTTTTTGATTATGGGCATGCTGATTTAGGCAAACAAGTTTATGCACCCAATAAAATCCAATTGGATATGGTTTCTTGGGGTGTGGGGAGCGATTTACTAGCCAACATTATTGACAAAGACAACGCTTCTTTTGGGCTTTTTGGCGGCGTCGCTATCGGTGGTAATACATGGAAAAGCTCTGCAGCGAATTATTGGAAAGATCAAATCAGAAAAGCCAAAGGTCCTAATGTTTGCAACATGGATTATTGCAACCCTAACGCCCCTTATAGCACCAACACTTCCACCGTGGATTTTCAAGTGTGGTTGAATTTTGGCGTAAGGACTAACATTTACAAGCATAACGGCGTGGAATTTGGCGTGCGAGTGCCCCTACTCATCAACAAGTTTTTGAGTGCTGGTCCTAACGCTACTAATCTTTATTACCATTTGAAGCGCGATTATTCGCTCTATTTAGGGTATAACTACACTTTTTAAGTTTTTTAGGCTCTCTTTAAGCCCTTTTTTAGGGCTAATTCTGTAAATTTAACCACTCAAACCAATTCAAAGGGGTTTTTTGCAAGAAATAGAAAATCTGCATAAAAGCGTTTTATTGCAAGAAGTTTTGCAAGCGTTCGCCCCTTTAGAAAAAGGGGTTTTTATAGATTGCACTTTAGGGTTAGGAGGGCATTCTAAAGCCCTTCTATCTCAAAAACCCCACCTAAAACTCATTGGCATTGATAAAGACAAGCACGCTCAAGAAATCGCTAAAGAACGATTGAAGGCCTTTGAAGGGTGTTATCATATTTTGAGCGGAGGGTTTGCCAAACGCTTTAAAGAAGCCCTAGAAACGCATGGTGAGCAAATTAAAGGGGTTTTAGTGGATTTAGGAGTGAGCTCCTTGCAACTTGATGATGATAATAGAGGGTTTAATTTCCACTCGCACGCTTTGGATATGCGCATGGATTTAGAGAGCGAATTAAACGCTCAAAAAGTCATCAATTCTTACTGCATAGTGGCTTTAGAAAAAATCTTCAAAGACTATGGTGCAATCAAAGAATACAAAAAAATCGCCCACCACATCGTAGAAAGGCGTGCGAAAAAACCCTTTAAAGACGCTAAGGATTTGAGCGATTTTTTAAGTTCTCTTTCTAAAAATAAAAAAATCCACCCAGCCACCTTAGTGTTTCAAGCTATCCGCATAGAAGTCAATCGCGAATTAGAAGAATTAAAAGAGTTTTTACAAGACGCCATGAAGCTTAAGGGGGCGATCTTGTGCGTGATTTCTTTCCATTCTTTAGAAGACGCGTTAGTGAAAAACGCTTTTAAAAATTACGCTAAAAATTGCATTTGCGATGCCTTAAATTTTAAATGCACTTGCTCCAATAACCACGCTTTAGGCGAAATTTTAACCAAAAAACCCATCACTCCAAGCCTAGAAGAAATCAAACACAATAGGCGTTCACGAAGCGCTAAAATGAGAGTGTTTCAATTCAAACCATAGAAAGCCACCATACAGAAAACATGAACACCGAAAACGCTTTAAACCACCAAAAAGATCATTTGATGCGTATTGAAGAGGGCGAAAAAAACGCCCTATTTGATACAAT comes from Helicobacter acinonychis and encodes:
- the ribA gene encoding GTP cyclohydrolase II, which translates into the protein MKRLEVSNQAKLPTQFGEFYIQCFREKNSNGSKDHLVIFTLDFPENPLVRLHSECLTGDALGSQKCDCGVALQMALERISKEGGLVIYLRQEGRGIGLFNKVNAYALQDKGYDTIQANEMIGFKDDERDYGIAGEILEYYRIKKMRLLTNNPKKIAALEKYAEVTRESLIVCANEHNQGYLEVKKLKMGHLL
- a CDS encoding DUF3943 domain-containing protein — its product is MKTIIKLALMPLRASLKAFQKLYIVCVVVWGLGCGFLNANSIQLEETLRRPTKNLSWHYFKKKFEKSNTIPYTPNSRWKYLGTSIGILGASLVLGIVGLYFMPESVTNWDREKFGVKSWFENVRMGPKLDHDSFIFNEVLHPYFGAMYYMQPRMAGFSWMASAFFSFITSTFFWEYGLEAFVEVPSWQDLVITPLLGSILGEGFYQLTRYIQRNEGKLFGSLFLGRLVIALMDPIGFIIRDLGLGEALGIYNTKEFHSSLSPNGLNLTYKF
- a CDS encoding bifunctional 3,4-dihydroxy-2-butanone 4-phosphate synthase/GTP cyclohydrolase II, with translation MVLKRVIEALEAYKNGEMLIVMDDEDRENEGDLVLAGIFSTPEKINFMATHARGLICVSLTKDLAKKFELPPMVSVNDSNHETAFTVSIDAKEAKTGISAFERHLTIELLCKDTTRPSDFVRPGHIFPLIAKDGGVLARTGHTEASVDLCKLAGLKPVSVICEIMKEDGSMARREDKFLSDFALKHNLKTLYISDLISYRLENENLLKMFCQEEREFLKHQTQCYTFLDHQQKNHYAFKFKGTKANHLAPLVRFHPIKEDFDFLTTGAFDVFFKALEYLKREGGYLIFMNTHARENEVVKDFGIGALVLKNLGIKDFRLLSSSEDRHYKALSGFGLKLTETISL
- a CDS encoding glycosyltransferase family 25 protein, with the protein product MRVFIIHLSPKTCRNFSLKETHIAPLLESLKLQGISYEIFDAIYSKISPTQLHPLILEHLHPSFMVEDLLAFCKDKKHPPCMLKNFFYALKHCGKRMGFGELGCYASHYSLWQKCVELNEAVCILEDDITLKDNFKESLKFCYQHINELGYIRLMHLEENVAKKKTSIKGVSQILNFKDGIGTQGYVLAPKAAQKLLKYSAKKWVMPIDCVMDRHYWHGVKNYVLEEFAIFCDEMNAQNSNTEKQRPKKLPLSIRIGRSLHKSAIKQWNILKLFFPNQIIK
- a CDS encoding M48 family metallopeptidase, with the translated sequence MLDNIPITIQKSKKIKTLSLSVTPSLEVFLKMPYSCSQARANAFLKEQEIWLKKTLLIMQEKYLTLHANLQTYKDKILIFDEIKNANDYTLKDLKKILKTYLEQKLPLIAQKMQTAYTGFNIRNNAKVLGSCSYHNRLSFALLLIGAKKEAIDYVIIHELAHTIHKNHSKNFWRCVETFCHNYQTLRNHLKQNIIFYSQLLKQLEP
- the uvrA gene encoding excinuclease ABC subunit UvrA; this encodes MRDKTIMDKIIIQGARENNLKNISLEIPKNQFVVFTGLSGSGKSTLAFDTLYAEGQRRYLESLSSYARQFLDKVGKPNVDKIEGLTPAIAIDQKTTSKNPRSTVGTITEIYDYLRLLFARVGEQFCPTCLEPITSMNASDIISQICHLEENSKIIILAPIIKDKKGAFSDKLESLRLKGYVRAFVDGVMVRLDEEIHLHKTKKHTIEAVVDRVVVNSENASRIASAVEKALKESYGELEVEILQDNAPSIRKHYSEHKACFKCKMSFEELEPLSFSFNSPKGACESCLGLGTKFSLDVSKILDPNTPLNQGAIKVIFGYNRNYYAQMFEGFCVHNGIDTTLCFNELNKEQQDALLYGNGTEISFHFKNSPLKRPWKGIIQIAYDMFKEQKDLSDYMSEKTCPSCKGHRLKASSLSVQVAGLKMADFLNKPIEEVYHFFNNPTHFSYLNEQEKKIADPILKEILERVFFLYDVGLGYLTLGRDARTISGGESQRIRIASQIGSGLTGVLYVLDEPSIGLHEKDTLKLINTLRNLQKKGNTLIVVEHDKETIKHADFIVDIGPKAGRHGGEVVFSGSVKELLQNNHSTALYLNGTKKIERPKFELPKERHFLEIKNVNINNIQNLSVQIPLKQLVCITGVSGSGKSSLILQTLLPTAQTLLNHAKKAKSLNGVEIVGLEHLDKVIYLDQAPIGKTPRSNPATYTGVMDEIRILFAEQKEAKILGYSASRFSFNVKGGRCEKCQGDGDIKIEMHFLPNVLVQCDSCKGAKYNPQTLEVKVKGKSIADVLNMSVEEAYEFFAKFPKIAVKLKTLIDVGLGYITLGQNATTLSGGEAQRIKLAKELSKKDTGKTLYILDEPTTGLHFEDVNHLLQVLHSLVVLGNSMLVIEHNLDIIKNADYIIDMGPDGGDKGGRVIASGTPLEVAKNCEKTQSYTGKFLALELK
- a CDS encoding outer membrane protein is translated as MEFMKKFAALGLLSSVLSSSLLAEGDGFYMGTNYQIGQARLNSNIYNTGDCRGSVVGCPPGLTANKVNPGGTNINWHAKYANGALNGFGLNMGYKKFFQFKSLDMTSKWFGFRVYGLFDYGHADLGKQVYAPNKIQLDMVSWGVGSDLLANIIDKDNASFGLFGGVAIGGNTWKSSAANYWKDQIRKAKGPNVCNMDYCNPNAPYSTNTSTVDFQVWLNFGVRTNIYKHNGVEFGVRVPLLINKFLSAGPNATNLYYHLKRDYSLYLGYNYTF
- the rsmH gene encoding 16S rRNA (cytosine(1402)-N(4))-methyltransferase RsmH, with amino-acid sequence MQEIENLHKSVLLQEVLQAFAPLEKGVFIDCTLGLGGHSKALLSQKPHLKLIGIDKDKHAQEIAKERLKAFEGCYHILSGGFAKRFKEALETHGEQIKGVLVDLGVSSLQLDDDNRGFNFHSHALDMRMDLESELNAQKVINSYCIVALEKIFKDYGAIKEYKKIAHHIVERRAKKPFKDAKDLSDFLSSLSKNKKIHPATLVFQAIRIEVNRELEELKEFLQDAMKLKGAILCVISFHSLEDALVKNAFKNYAKNCICDALNFKCTCSNNHALGEILTKKPITPSLEEIKHNRRSRSAKMRVFQFKP